One Fimbriimonadaceae bacterium genomic window, CTGCGGGAGCGCATCCTACCCACGTTGGAAAAAGAGAAGCAGATCCGCATCTGGTCATCCGCCTGCTCAACCGGCGAAGAACCCTACACCATCGCGATGACCCTGTACGAAAGCGTCCGTACCCCGGAGCAATGGAACTTTCAGATTCTTGCCTCGGATATCTCGACTCGTGTCTTGGCACATGCCGCCAAGGGACTGTACGCGGAGGAGCGGGTACGGGAAGTTCCGGCAGAGATCGTGAAACGGCATTTCCTCCAGGGACGCGGAGACAGTGAGGGGCTCGTGAAGGTCAAGCCGCATCTCTCGGGAATCATCAAATTCCGCCGGCTCAATCTGATGGACGATCGGTTCCCCATCAAGGCCCCGCTCGACCTGATCTTCTGCAGAAACGTGATGATCTAC contains:
- a CDS encoding protein-glutamate O-methyltransferase; amino-acid sequence: LVVSRLTKRLRHLQMDGFASYYEYVTQDDSGEEFTRMLDLLSTNKTDFFREPKHFDFLRERILPTLEKEKQIRIWSSACSTGEEPYTIAMTLYESVRTPEQWNFQILASDISTRVLAHAAKGLYAEERVREVPAEIVKRHFLQGRGDSEGLVKVKPHLSGIIKFRRLNLMDDRFPIKAPLDLIFCRNVMIYFDRPTQERLVNKFYHHLKPGGYLFIGHSESLQWVSHPFKSIAPTIYWKEA